A region of Selenomonadales bacterium 4137-cl DNA encodes the following proteins:
- a CDS encoding DUF4264 family protein, which produces MDGENAGGKTLEMIAARAFPAAAGLVDVVDFLNKALKREGYVFGVSKAGDKMTMTVYRTDSKETCD; this is translated from the coding sequence ATGGACGGGGAGAACGCCGGCGGTAAAACGCTGGAAATGATCGCCGCCAGAGCCTTTCCCGCCGCCGCCGGACTGGTGGACGTGGTCGATTTCCTCAATAAGGCGCTCAAGAGGGAAGGCTATGTCTTCGGGGTCAGTAAAGCCGGCGACAAGATGACGATGACCGTTTACCGCACAGACAGCAAGGAGACCTGCGATTAA
- a CDS encoding ferredoxin family protein has protein sequence MPKPVFNEERCKGCELCTVVCPKKIVVIANRFNSKGYRPATCSDESQCIGCMLCARTCPDVVIEIHK, from the coding sequence GTGCCGAAACCTGTGTTTAACGAGGAAAGGTGCAAAGGGTGCGAGCTATGTACGGTGGTCTGCCCGAAGAAAATCGTGGTTATCGCCAATCGCTTTAACAGTAAAGGTTACCGTCCGGCTACCTGCAGCGACGAATCCCAGTGCATCGGCTGTATGCTGTGCGCCCGGACATGTCCGGATGTAGTAATTGAAATCCATAAATAG
- a CDS encoding LL-diaminopimelate aminotransferase yields the protein MLDQAKRMQGMSSAIFTQVDDMRKKAVAAGKDVITLSLGSPDVPPAPHVMEALLKGVADPKNYGYALSKGTPEFLQAVTDWYGSKFGVALDPATEVHSLLGSQDGLAHISLCFANPGDVVLVPDPGYPIYTAGPVSADAELYLMPLTPENDYLPDLDAIPESVLKRAKMMILNYPNNPLAATATVEFFGRVVELAKRYKFLVCHDFAYSELCFDGYRPPSFLSLPGAKDIGVEFHTMSKSFCMAGCRVGFVVGNAQAIELLGRVKSNFDYGIFLPIQQAAVAALTGPQDCVAAMADEYARRRDIVVDGFNSMGWKVTRPKASMYVWAPVPTKQDSFSFAASLIENAGVVVVPGVGFGPYGEGYVRIALVQPQDRLREAVDRIRKWLG from the coding sequence ATGCTCGATCAGGCCAAACGTATGCAGGGCATGTCGTCGGCAATCTTCACCCAGGTGGACGATATGCGCAAAAAGGCGGTCGCCGCCGGCAAGGATGTTATTACCCTCAGCCTTGGCAGCCCGGACGTGCCGCCGGCGCCGCACGTAATGGAGGCGCTCCTGAAAGGCGTCGCCGACCCGAAGAATTACGGCTACGCGCTTTCCAAGGGCACGCCGGAATTCCTGCAGGCGGTTACCGACTGGTACGGGTCCAAGTTCGGCGTCGCCCTCGACCCGGCGACCGAGGTTCATTCCCTCCTCGGTTCCCAGGACGGGCTCGCCCATATTTCCCTGTGCTTCGCCAATCCCGGCGACGTCGTGCTGGTGCCTGACCCCGGTTATCCCATCTATACGGCCGGACCGGTCTCCGCCGACGCCGAACTCTACCTGATGCCGCTGACGCCTGAGAACGACTATCTGCCCGACCTGGACGCAATCCCGGAGAGCGTCCTGAAGCGGGCCAAGATGATGATTCTCAACTATCCCAATAACCCGCTGGCTGCCACCGCGACAGTGGAGTTTTTCGGCCGGGTGGTGGAACTGGCCAAAAGGTACAAATTCCTCGTATGCCACGATTTCGCTTACAGCGAACTGTGCTTCGACGGTTACCGGCCGCCCAGCTTCCTGAGCCTGCCTGGGGCGAAAGATATCGGGGTAGAGTTTCACACGATGTCGAAGAGTTTCTGCATGGCCGGCTGCCGTGTCGGTTTTGTTGTCGGCAACGCTCAGGCGATCGAGCTTCTCGGCCGCGTGAAGTCGAATTTCGACTATGGCATCTTCCTGCCCATTCAGCAGGCCGCGGTTGCTGCCCTGACCGGGCCCCAGGACTGCGTGGCCGCCATGGCGGACGAGTATGCGCGTCGCCGCGATATCGTCGTCGACGGTTTCAACAGCATGGGCTGGAAGGTTACCCGTCCTAAAGCGTCGATGTACGTATGGGCGCCGGTGCCGACCAAGCAAGATTCGTTCTCCTTCGCCGCCAGTCTTATAGAAAACGCCGGGGTGGTCGTTGTACCCGGAGTCGGGTTCGGCCCCTATGGCGAAGGGTATGTGCGAATCGCGCTCGTGCAGCCGCAGGATAGGCTTCGCGAGGCTGTCGACCGCATCCGCAAGTGGCTGGGATAG
- a CDS encoding phosphate propanoyltransferase — protein sequence MAKPKITVGISARHLHISQEHLDILFGKGHQLHPFKDLGQPGQYACEERVDLVTEKGSFKQVRILGPVRPNTQVELALTDAMKLGLKVPVRDSGDHRDAPGLTLVGPKGEVKLGTGVIAACRHIHMTPADAAEFGVKDKQFVSVKIGDAERCLIFDKVLVRVHENFALEMHVDTDEGNACGAKTGDFAEIVG from the coding sequence ATGGCCAAACCTAAGATTACGGTAGGTATTTCAGCCCGCCATCTCCATATCAGCCAGGAGCATCTCGACATCCTGTTCGGTAAAGGCCACCAGCTTCACCCGTTCAAGGACCTCGGGCAACCGGGCCAGTACGCCTGTGAGGAACGGGTCGATCTGGTGACCGAGAAAGGCAGTTTCAAGCAGGTGCGCATCCTCGGGCCGGTACGGCCTAATACTCAGGTGGAACTGGCGCTCACCGACGCCATGAAGCTGGGACTGAAGGTTCCGGTGCGGGATTCGGGAGATCACCGCGACGCACCCGGACTGACGCTCGTCGGTCCCAAAGGGGAAGTTAAGCTCGGTACCGGCGTTATCGCCGCCTGCCGCCATATTCACATGACGCCTGCCGACGCGGCCGAGTTCGGCGTGAAAGATAAGCAGTTCGTTTCCGTCAAGATTGGCGACGCCGAGCGCTGCCTGATATTCGACAAGGTACTGGTGCGCGTCCACGAAAACTTCGCGTTGGAAATGCATGTCGATACCGACGAGGGCAACGCGTGCGGCGCGAAGACAGGCGATTTTGCGGAAATAGTCGGGTAA
- a CDS encoding ASCH domain-containing protein has product MRALNFYSSNYHSQLVCRRKTCTIRLGDKTHKYAEGDIVWVTVGKRFAQKKKIYTAAIDRVLVKPICQLTAEDLQGENPDLANVDDLLVFLRSIYDKPLTLTDTVTVVYFSEIIE; this is encoded by the coding sequence ATGCGCGCGCTGAACTTCTACTCGTCCAACTACCACAGCCAGCTCGTGTGCCGGCGCAAAACCTGCACCATCAGGCTGGGGGACAAGACCCACAAGTATGCTGAGGGTGATATAGTCTGGGTGACGGTTGGCAAGCGCTTCGCCCAGAAAAAGAAGATATACACCGCCGCCATCGACCGGGTGCTGGTAAAGCCGATCTGCCAGCTTACCGCCGAGGATCTGCAGGGAGAAAATCCGGATCTGGCCAATGTCGACGATCTGCTCGTCTTTCTGCGGTCGATCTATGACAAGCCCCTGACCCTTACCGACACGGTCACGGTCGTGTATTTCTCGGAGATCATCGAATAG
- a CDS encoding IclR family transcriptional regulator codes for MVCLDKTGSQYIIASVDRAVELLLLLGRHRRDMGVTELAKELGVQKSTIHSLLQTLMLRGFVRQTDSGRYTLGYGLIRLGEACAEQLDIREIARPLMAELANETQEIALLAVLSGTELIIIDKVEPQRPFFIIPKFDFSITLHSTAIGKVLLANAPPAIVSEVLQRGVEQFTPYTLTDRDALMGELAQVREQGFAVGCNETIEGVTCIAVPVHDALGKVAAALSVSSASSALETQRYETLVRILREKSGKIARRLGYQPV; via the coding sequence GTGGTTTGCCTGGATAAAACTGGTTCGCAATATATCATCGCATCGGTGGACCGGGCTGTCGAGCTTCTGCTGCTTCTGGGCCGGCACCGCCGCGACATGGGCGTGACCGAGCTCGCCAAGGAACTGGGAGTCCAGAAGAGCACGATTCACAGCCTGCTGCAGACGTTGATGCTTCGCGGTTTTGTCCGTCAGACGGATTCAGGCCGCTATACTCTCGGTTACGGGCTTATCCGTCTGGGCGAGGCGTGCGCCGAGCAGCTTGACATCAGGGAGATCGCCCGCCCGCTGATGGCGGAACTGGCCAACGAGACGCAGGAAATCGCCTTGTTGGCGGTACTGTCGGGGACGGAACTCATTATCATCGATAAGGTCGAGCCGCAGCGACCGTTCTTCATTATACCGAAGTTCGATTTTTCCATCACGCTGCACAGTACGGCGATCGGTAAAGTGCTGTTGGCCAATGCGCCGCCGGCGATTGTCAGCGAAGTGCTGCAGCGCGGGGTTGAGCAGTTTACGCCGTATACGCTGACCGACCGGGATGCGCTAATGGGGGAGCTTGCCCAGGTCAGAGAACAGGGCTTCGCGGTGGGCTGTAATGAGACGATCGAAGGGGTTACTTGTATTGCCGTCCCTGTCCACGATGCGTTAGGTAAAGTCGCGGCCGCTTTGTCGGTGTCGAGCGCCAGTTCGGCGCTCGAGACCCAGCGTTACGAGACGCTGGTGAGAATTTTGAGGGAGAAGTCCGGGAAGATCGCCCGCCGTTTGGGTTATCAACCGGTTTGA